A single window of Flagellimonas maritima DNA harbors:
- a CDS encoding DUF922 domain-containing protein gives MGKIIAIAFCCFFIFLGQAQELGESMLWAPEKRLTWADFKGKIPPAAIPAATTASGISYKYSANLIHHEVDLDFEVNAYFYPNESWYKPEICDNLILSHEQLHFDIAELFARKMRDKLERTSFSDNVKAEIRKIYKEILQELKDFQELYDWETNFSRNEKKQLEWNKKVAKALAKN, from the coding sequence TTGGGTAAAATAATAGCGATAGCATTCTGTTGTTTCTTTATTTTTTTGGGTCAAGCCCAAGAACTTGGGGAGAGTATGCTATGGGCACCGGAAAAAAGACTCACTTGGGCTGACTTTAAGGGTAAGATACCACCTGCAGCCATTCCTGCAGCTACCACCGCAAGTGGAATCAGTTATAAATATTCAGCAAACTTAATTCATCATGAAGTAGATTTGGATTTTGAGGTAAATGCCTATTTTTATCCAAACGAATCTTGGTACAAACCAGAGATATGTGATAATCTTATTCTTAGTCACGAACAATTGCATTTTGATATTGCAGAACTTTTTGCCCGCAAGATGAGGGACAAACTTGAGCGTACTTCTTTTTCAGATAACGTAAAGGCCGAAATACGAAAGATTTACAAGGAGATTTTACAAGAGCTTAAAGATTTTCAGGAATTATATGATTGGGAAACCAATTTTTCCAGAAATGAAAAGAAACAGTTGGAGTGGAATAAAAAAGTAGCAAAGGCCTTGGCAAAAAATTGA
- a CDS encoding PBP1 and LysM peptidoglycan-binding domain-containing protein, with protein MKKIILRLGFVALFLASIQVSAQEYTTHAVKEGETLRSISQRYRVTPFTILQSNKEIKTASDVKPNTILIIPLGGSVINEQSQPKEEKVSLQEKPLGFSRHRVRKRETLFGLTQRYKITEEQLKRYNRNLYSEPLKKGMVLQIPKFPEPEEEDERELDFETYTVQPKETRWSIAHKYGITVDSLVVLNPELNESSDYLAVGQELKLPRPKGDSLENQEINLFTSFTVPPKQTLYSLGKEYGISSDSIVKLNPEIMKLGGLKEGMVLRLPKKRDNSGEVNTENFIFYEVKPKQNIFRLTQNLNVTRDELFRMNPDLENGLKAGMILKLPKEKASGLEVKNALVLDKINLVDSINVKNRPKLIFMLPFRLDRIDLNDKKKTEGQIKIRKDISLSLGFYSGAIVALDSIKKMGVSVDVKTFDTELDQKKVKDILSRENLFGVNAIIGPVSSNALNEVAVQAASKNIPVISPIGSNSGYSHGNVYYSVPTDAVLRDKMLSYLGKEYKNQNVIIIADSTHQVAHDSILSKFPSAQIATIIDNKSLHLNRFLVKLSETKENWVFLETDQPNMVSSVTSILNSANTEEIVVRMFTTNFNPAFESDVISKTHLSNLKFTYPSFYREVANDAFTKAYQKKYNGVKPDRYAVRGFDVTFDILLKLAHKNNLFETSKIIGLTEYAGNSFNYYNDLSSGYYNKASYLMEYDSLRIKEIKLNDDL; from the coding sequence ATGAAAAAAATTATATTAAGACTTGGTTTTGTCGCTCTTTTTTTGGCTTCAATCCAAGTTTCCGCTCAAGAGTATACGACCCATGCGGTCAAAGAAGGAGAAACCTTAAGAAGTATCTCTCAAAGGTACAGGGTAACACCTTTTACAATACTCCAGTCCAATAAGGAAATTAAAACTGCTTCCGATGTAAAACCGAATACAATTCTGATTATTCCTTTGGGCGGGTCTGTTATCAACGAACAGAGCCAACCAAAAGAAGAAAAAGTAAGCTTACAGGAAAAACCTTTGGGATTTTCAAGACATCGGGTCAGGAAAAGAGAAACGTTGTTCGGTCTTACGCAACGTTATAAAATTACCGAAGAGCAGCTAAAGCGCTATAATAGGAATTTGTATTCAGAACCCTTAAAAAAGGGAATGGTACTTCAAATACCAAAATTCCCAGAACCAGAAGAAGAAGATGAACGAGAGCTTGATTTTGAAACCTATACCGTACAACCCAAAGAAACCAGATGGAGCATTGCCCATAAATACGGTATTACAGTAGATAGCTTGGTAGTTCTAAATCCTGAACTGAATGAAAGCTCGGATTATCTGGCCGTAGGTCAAGAGTTAAAATTGCCCAGACCCAAAGGGGACAGTCTTGAAAACCAAGAAATAAACTTATTCACCTCTTTTACAGTACCACCAAAGCAAACGCTCTACAGTTTGGGCAAGGAATATGGAATTTCTTCGGATTCGATCGTAAAATTGAATCCAGAAATCATGAAGCTAGGCGGGCTTAAAGAAGGTATGGTACTACGTTTGCCAAAAAAGAGGGACAATTCCGGTGAAGTGAACACCGAAAATTTTATTTTCTATGAGGTAAAACCCAAACAGAATATATTTAGGCTTACCCAAAATCTCAATGTAACCAGAGATGAATTATTTAGAATGAATCCCGATTTGGAAAATGGTCTAAAAGCTGGGATGATTTTAAAATTGCCCAAAGAAAAAGCGTCTGGACTTGAAGTTAAAAATGCGCTGGTCCTGGATAAAATCAATCTTGTGGATAGCATCAATGTAAAAAATAGACCAAAATTGATCTTCATGCTACCGTTTAGGCTGGACCGTATAGATTTGAACGATAAAAAGAAAACAGAGGGACAGATAAAAATCAGGAAAGATATAAGTTTGAGTCTTGGTTTTTATTCGGGAGCAATCGTGGCTTTGGATTCCATTAAAAAAATGGGTGTGTCTGTAGATGTGAAGACATTTGATACTGAGCTTGACCAAAAAAAGGTCAAAGATATTTTATCAAGGGAGAATCTGTTCGGGGTAAATGCTATAATAGGCCCTGTATCCTCAAACGCATTGAATGAAGTTGCCGTTCAGGCGGCATCAAAAAATATACCTGTAATTTCTCCAATAGGTTCCAATAGCGGTTATAGCCACGGAAACGTGTATTATTCCGTTCCAACTGATGCTGTACTTCGCGATAAAATGTTATCGTATCTAGGTAAGGAATATAAGAATCAAAATGTCATCATTATTGCAGATTCAACGCATCAGGTCGCGCATGATTCTATTTTGTCAAAATTTCCATCAGCACAAATAGCGACCATTATTGACAACAAGTCGCTACATCTAAATAGGTTTTTGGTAAAACTTTCAGAAACTAAAGAAAATTGGGTATTCTTAGAGACTGACCAACCCAATATGGTTTCCAGTGTAACCTCAATTCTAAATTCTGCTAACACTGAAGAGATTGTTGTACGGATGTTTACGACCAATTTCAATCCTGCATTTGAAAGTGATGTTATTTCCAAAACCCATCTTTCCAACTTAAAGTTTACGTATCCATCATTTTATAGGGAGGTCGCTAATGATGCTTTTACAAAGGCCTATCAAAAAAAATACAATGGTGTAAAACCGGATCGTTACGCCGTACGAGGTTTCGATGTCACATTTGATATCTTATTGAAATTGGCACATAAGAACAATCTTTTCGAGACTTCAAAAATCATAGGCCTTACGGAATATGCCGGCAATAGTTTTAATTATTACAACGACTTATCTTCAGGATATTATAACAAGGCTTCTTATTTGATGGAATACGATAGCTTAAGAATAAAAGAAATAAAATTGAACGATGACCTCTAA
- the guaA gene encoding glutamine-hydrolyzing GMP synthase, with the protein MHNNVLILDFGSQYTQLIARRVRELNIYSEIKPYNKLPEDLSKYGAVILSGSPFSVRGEDAPCPDLSKIKGKKALLAICYGAQYLAHANGGNVAPSATREYGRANLSYIKADEHFLNGIRKGSQVWMSHSDTIKDLPEKAVRLASTHDVENAAFKIGGENTYGIQFHPEVYHTKDGTQLLKNFLVNIAGLEQDWTPDAFVDTTVEELKQKIGDDKVILGLSGGVDSSVAAMLLHKAIGKHLYCIFVNNGLLRKNEFEDVLHQYKDMGLNVKGVDASARFLDALEGESDPEKKRKIIGRVFIEVFDDEAHQIENVKWLAQGTIYPDRIESLSASGGPSAVIKSHHNVGGLPDYMNLKIVEPLHLLFKDEVRRVGKSIGMEDFILGRHPFPGPGLGIRILGDITKEKVSILQEVDAIFIEGLKKWNLYDKVWQAGAMLLPVNSVGVMGDERTYEKCVALRAVESTDGMTADWVNLPYEFLQKTSNDIINKVKGVNRVVYDISSKPPATIEWE; encoded by the coding sequence ATGCACAACAACGTACTTATCCTTGATTTTGGTTCCCAGTACACACAGTTGATAGCGCGCCGCGTTAGGGAGCTCAATATTTATTCAGAAATAAAGCCATATAACAAGCTACCGGAAGATTTATCGAAATATGGAGCGGTAATTCTATCGGGTTCTCCATTTTCAGTGAGGGGGGAAGATGCTCCTTGTCCTGATTTGTCGAAAATTAAAGGAAAAAAAGCTTTGTTGGCCATTTGTTACGGAGCACAATATTTAGCACATGCCAATGGAGGAAACGTAGCACCTTCCGCAACCAGGGAATATGGGCGGGCAAATCTATCCTATATAAAAGCCGATGAACATTTTTTGAACGGTATCCGCAAAGGCAGCCAAGTTTGGATGAGCCATAGTGATACAATTAAAGATTTACCGGAGAAAGCCGTTAGATTGGCCAGTACCCATGATGTTGAAAATGCCGCATTTAAAATTGGCGGAGAAAATACCTATGGAATTCAATTCCATCCAGAAGTCTACCACACCAAAGATGGAACACAATTGCTTAAAAATTTCTTGGTCAATATTGCAGGTCTTGAACAAGATTGGACACCAGATGCGTTTGTAGATACTACTGTAGAAGAGCTTAAGCAAAAAATAGGCGATGATAAAGTAATATTGGGATTGTCTGGAGGCGTTGACTCCAGCGTTGCGGCAATGTTGCTTCACAAAGCAATAGGAAAGCACTTGTACTGCATATTCGTGAACAACGGATTATTGCGTAAAAATGAATTTGAGGATGTACTGCACCAATATAAGGATATGGGCCTTAATGTAAAGGGTGTAGATGCTTCGGCACGTTTTTTGGATGCCTTGGAAGGGGAGTCCGACCCTGAAAAGAAAAGGAAAATAATTGGTAGGGTATTTATTGAAGTATTCGATGATGAGGCACACCAGATTGAAAATGTAAAATGGCTGGCGCAGGGCACCATCTATCCTGATAGAATAGAATCTTTATCAGCAAGTGGTGGTCCTTCAGCAGTAATAAAAAGCCATCATAACGTTGGGGGATTGCCGGATTATATGAATTTAAAGATTGTTGAGCCCTTGCATCTTTTGTTCAAGGATGAAGTACGCAGAGTAGGAAAAAGCATTGGCATGGAAGACTTTATATTGGGCAGACATCCTTTTCCCGGTCCAGGTTTGGGAATTCGTATCTTAGGCGACATCACCAAGGAGAAAGTATCTATCTTGCAAGAGGTCGATGCCATTTTTATAGAAGGTCTTAAAAAATGGAACCTATATGACAAAGTATGGCAGGCGGGTGCTATGCTTTTGCCCGTAAATAGTGTAGGTGTCATGGGCGATGAGCGTACCTATGAAAAATGTGTTGCGCTAAGAGCAGTTGAAAGTACGGATGGAATGACGGCAGATTGGGTAAATTTACCTTACGAGTTTTTGCAAAAGACCTCCAACGATATAATAAATAAAGTCAAAGGCGTTAATAGAGTAGTATATGACATTAGCTCAAAACCACCTGCAACTATAGAATGGGAATGA
- a CDS encoding hydroxypyruvate isomerase family protein codes for MKRRNFITAVAASSAGLVSTTSMAQMQQKDFALKNNLNHSVCQWCFNYLPLEEFLQVLNNLGIKAIDLIAPKDWPLLKKYDIHCSMCRCTEISLTDGWNDPKYHEKLIEDYKKTIPQVAEAGYTNLICFSGNRRGINDYVGLQNCVDGLSKIIPLAEKHGVVIQMELFNQIDHPDYMCDSSIWGVELCKRLGSDNFKLLFDIYHMQIQEGDIIRSIQNYHPYFGHYHTAGVPGRHEIDESQELYYPAIMKAILDTGFKGHVAQEFIVTWEDKIAALKDAFLRCDV; via the coding sequence GTGAAGCGAAGAAATTTTATTACAGCGGTGGCTGCCAGTTCTGCAGGTTTAGTATCTACCACATCAATGGCACAAATGCAACAAAAAGATTTTGCCCTAAAAAACAATCTGAACCATAGTGTATGCCAATGGTGCTTTAATTATCTACCACTGGAAGAATTTCTCCAAGTATTGAATAATTTAGGTATAAAGGCAATCGACCTCATCGCACCAAAAGATTGGCCACTTCTAAAAAAATACGATATTCATTGTTCCATGTGCAGATGCACGGAAATCAGTTTGACAGATGGATGGAACGACCCAAAATACCATGAGAAGCTCATCGAAGATTATAAAAAAACCATTCCACAAGTTGCAGAAGCAGGTTATACAAACTTAATCTGCTTTAGTGGAAATCGTAGGGGAATAAATGATTATGTAGGTTTACAAAACTGTGTGGACGGACTCTCTAAGATTATCCCTTTGGCAGAAAAACACGGAGTTGTAATTCAAATGGAACTCTTTAACCAAATTGACCATCCGGATTATATGTGCGATAGTTCCATTTGGGGCGTTGAACTTTGTAAGCGTCTGGGAAGTGACAATTTTAAACTCCTTTTTGATATTTACCACATGCAAATACAAGAAGGAGATATTATTCGTAGCATTCAAAACTACCATCCATATTTTGGTCACTATCATACCGCGGGCGTTCCTGGAAGGCATGAAATAGACGAAAGCCAGGAACTTTACTACCCCGCTATAATGAAAGCTATTCTGGATACAGGTTTTAAAGGGCATGTGGCCCAAGAATTCATCGTAACGTGGGAAGATAAAATAGCAGCATTAAAAGATGCCTTTTTACGATGTGACGTCTAA
- a CDS encoding serine hydrolase domain-containing protein yields MKRISLLTIFVTIPFLSNAQIDFSEKNKSEYPLFKQMEEKITNGDYEAITSVLIAKNGNLLFEKYFNGANQNTMHNTRSVTKTMASILTGIAIDKGYIKSEKDKILDYVEAKLPLKNQDPRKQDISIEDLLTMSSILECDDGNMFSRGNEERMYIVEDWLQFFLDLPIRSYPFGPKPEDSPYARIMSYCSAGAAAMAEVIESAVKMPLDNFAKENLFDPLDIKDYKLHYNPSKTLNTAGGSEYKSRDFLKIIQMFLQDGQWSGKQVLSKEWIAKATTPKVNARENVDYGYLLWIKSFGKETKYNAYYMSGNGGQKVLSIPSLDAVVVITTTNYGNRKAHAYTDELMNDYIVPTLLE; encoded by the coding sequence ATGAAAAGAATATCTCTTCTAACAATTTTTGTTACAATTCCTTTTTTATCGAATGCGCAAATAGATTTCTCAGAAAAAAATAAAAGCGAATATCCGCTGTTCAAACAGATGGAAGAAAAGATAACCAACGGTGATTATGAAGCAATCACGAGCGTGCTGATTGCCAAAAATGGAAATCTTTTATTTGAGAAGTACTTTAACGGGGCAAACCAAAATACGATGCACAACACCCGGTCCGTTACCAAAACTATGGCCAGCATATTAACCGGTATTGCCATAGATAAAGGTTACATTAAATCGGAAAAGGATAAGATTTTGGATTATGTTGAAGCAAAACTACCTTTAAAAAATCAAGATCCAAGAAAACAAGATATTTCTATAGAAGATTTACTTACCATGAGTTCCATCTTGGAATGTGATGATGGTAATATGTTTTCAAGGGGAAATGAGGAACGTATGTATATAGTGGAGGATTGGCTACAGTTTTTTCTGGATTTACCCATTCGTTCTTATCCTTTTGGGCCAAAACCTGAAGATTCTCCTTATGCGAGAATAATGAGCTATTGTTCTGCAGGGGCCGCGGCAATGGCAGAGGTGATTGAGAGTGCAGTAAAAATGCCGCTGGATAATTTTGCAAAAGAAAATCTGTTTGACCCTTTGGATATTAAGGATTACAAATTACACTATAACCCGTCCAAAACTTTAAATACTGCCGGTGGAAGTGAATATAAAAGTCGTGACTTTTTAAAAATTATTCAAATGTTTCTGCAAGACGGTCAATGGAGCGGTAAGCAAGTTCTTTCCAAAGAATGGATAGCCAAAGCTACCACACCAAAAGTTAACGCTAGGGAAAATGTTGATTATGGTTATTTACTTTGGATAAAATCTTTTGGAAAGGAAACCAAATATAATGCATACTATATGTCCGGGAATGGCGGACAGAAAGTACTTTCAATTCCGTCACTTGATGCTGTCGTAGTAATTACAACTACCAATTATGGCAACAGAAAAGCACATGCTTATACTGATGAGTTGATGAACGATTATATTGTTCCAACTTTATTGGAGTGA
- a CDS encoding helix-turn-helix domain-containing protein, with protein MKILKKGNYYGVRKSEVDNAGVFFSEYGYNLPKTDWHYHENPYFMYVLDGNLKDINNQRTTLCPQGSFLFHNWQETHMNTKESINARGFHIELDRSWFLKKRLDMELWEGSKLLEDPRLHQTLAKIYYEFKCDDKYSKVSLDFLTLQLCDQVWGKNPVCTVVEPHWIKKLKQIIYDDVENLNLTSLSNILGVHPVHLSRSFPRYLNTTLGDYIRMHKIKKAIPLLGNVNLSLTEIAYICGFSDHSHFTRTFKSYLGETPNNYRKKFKEYV; from the coding sequence ATGAAAATATTAAAAAAAGGAAACTACTACGGTGTACGTAAATCAGAAGTGGACAATGCGGGCGTTTTTTTCTCTGAATACGGCTATAATTTACCAAAAACCGATTGGCATTATCATGAGAATCCATACTTTATGTATGTATTGGATGGAAACTTGAAAGATATTAATAACCAAAGAACAACACTGTGCCCCCAAGGCAGTTTTTTGTTCCATAATTGGCAGGAAACCCATATGAATACCAAAGAAAGCATCAATGCAAGAGGTTTCCATATTGAATTGGATCGCAGTTGGTTTTTAAAGAAAAGGTTGGACATGGAACTTTGGGAAGGAAGTAAGCTTTTGGAAGACCCAAGATTGCACCAAACCTTGGCCAAGATTTATTACGAATTTAAATGTGACGATAAATATTCAAAAGTATCGTTGGATTTTTTGACGCTTCAACTCTGTGATCAAGTTTGGGGAAAGAATCCTGTGTGTACAGTTGTGGAACCACATTGGATAAAAAAGTTAAAGCAAATCATTTATGACGATGTGGAAAACTTGAACTTAACTTCGCTTTCCAATATTCTGGGAGTTCATCCGGTGCATCTGTCCCGCAGCTTTCCAAGATACCTGAATACCACCTTGGGAGACTATATTCGCATGCACAAAATAAAAAAAGCAATACCATTGTTGGGAAATGTAAACCTAAGCCTAACTGAAATTGCCTATATCTGTGGCTTTTCCGATCATAGCCATTTTACGAGAACCTTCAAATCATATCTTGGTGAAACACCAAACAATTATCGGAAAAAATTCAAGGAATATGTTTAG
- the pgmB gene encoding beta-phosphoglucomutase, with product MIKGFIFDLDGVITDTAELHYTAWKNLADKMDWEFDRTINDKLRGISRMDSIKVILDHNNAKLNKETLVELAKEKNDIYVESLNTMTPDDYLPGIKELLTNLRIEGFNVALGSASKNALKVLEQLNATAFFDIIGDGNSVSKSKPEPDIFLYGAEKLKLQPEECIVVEDAESGIDAAKAGGFHSIGIGPEERLGHADLRFDSTKEATLFEIKSYFKDLF from the coding sequence ATGATCAAGGGATTTATTTTTGATTTAGACGGAGTCATTACCGACACCGCAGAACTCCATTATACGGCCTGGAAAAATCTTGCCGACAAAATGGATTGGGAATTTGATAGAACGATCAACGATAAACTTCGTGGTATTTCCAGGATGGACTCTATCAAGGTTATATTGGACCACAACAATGCCAAGCTCAACAAAGAAACCCTAGTCGAGCTAGCCAAGGAAAAGAACGATATTTATGTGGAAAGTCTCAATACAATGACCCCTGATGATTATCTGCCTGGAATAAAAGAACTCTTGACCAATCTCAGAATTGAAGGCTTCAATGTAGCTTTAGGAAGCGCTAGTAAAAATGCCTTGAAAGTATTGGAGCAATTAAACGCAACTGCCTTTTTTGACATAATAGGTGATGGCAACAGTGTTTCCAAAAGCAAGCCCGAACCTGATATTTTTCTATATGGTGCCGAAAAATTGAAACTACAGCCCGAAGAGTGTATTGTAGTGGAAGATGCTGAAAGTGGAATAGATGCCGCAAAAGCTGGAGGCTTTCATAGTATTGGCATCGGCCCAGAAGAACGATTGGGTCACGCTGACCTACGTTTTGATTCCACAAAAGAAGCTACATTATTCGAAATAAAATCATACTTTAAGGACTTGTTTTAA
- a CDS encoding CTP synthase, producing MSQTKYIFVTGGVTSSLGKGIIAASLAKLLQARGYRTTIQKLDPYINVDPGTLNPYEHGECYVTDDGAETDLDLGHYERFLNVRTSQANNVTTGRIYQSVIEKERRGEFLGKTVQVVPHITNEIKERIQILGNSGDYDIVITEIGGTVGDIESLPYIEAVRQLLWELGDNNGIVIHLTLVPYLSAAGELKTKPTQHSVKTLMESGIKADILVCRTEHEISEEIKQKLALFCNVKKEAVIQSIDASTIYDVPVLMQEEGLDIVALEKLDLAKDTETNLEQWEQFLKKHKNPKNKVTIGLVGKYVELQDSYKSILESFIHAGAANEVNVEVKSIHSEYISKGNVEKKMQGLDGILVAPGFGERGIEGKIYAVTYARENDIPFLGICLGMQMAVIEFARNVLNLPDANSTEMDEETQHPVISLMEEQKLVTDMGGTMRLGAWDCELKKDSLVYKIYGETDITERHRHRFEFNNEYRAKMEDAGLMATGLNPKTGLVEVIELPSHPWFIGVQYHPEYKSTVANPHPLFVGFVKAVLAQKQKQTNASLA from the coding sequence ATGTCACAGACAAAGTATATTTTCGTTACGGGCGGTGTAACTTCTTCTTTAGGTAAAGGAATTATTGCTGCATCTTTGGCAAAGCTCTTACAGGCCAGAGGTTACCGAACTACTATACAAAAGCTTGATCCCTACATCAATGTTGATCCAGGTACGCTCAATCCCTATGAACATGGCGAATGTTATGTGACCGATGATGGAGCAGAGACCGATTTGGATTTGGGGCACTATGAACGTTTTCTGAATGTCCGTACATCGCAAGCTAATAATGTAACTACAGGTAGAATATACCAAAGCGTAATAGAAAAAGAACGGAGGGGCGAGTTTTTGGGAAAGACCGTACAGGTTGTTCCACATATTACCAACGAGATAAAAGAACGTATTCAGATATTGGGCAACAGTGGCGACTATGACATTGTTATTACGGAAATAGGAGGAACCGTGGGCGATATTGAATCGCTTCCCTATATTGAGGCAGTAAGACAATTATTATGGGAATTGGGCGACAATAACGGAATCGTAATCCATTTGACCTTGGTCCCTTATTTATCTGCTGCGGGCGAACTAAAAACAAAACCGACACAACACTCCGTAAAAACTTTAATGGAAAGCGGTATAAAGGCCGATATATTGGTGTGTAGGACGGAACATGAAATATCTGAAGAAATTAAGCAAAAACTTGCGCTTTTCTGTAACGTAAAGAAAGAAGCAGTAATACAATCTATCGATGCATCCACCATTTATGACGTTCCTGTTCTTATGCAAGAGGAGGGATTGGATATTGTTGCTTTAGAAAAATTGGACCTGGCCAAGGATACAGAAACCAATCTTGAGCAGTGGGAGCAATTCTTGAAAAAACACAAAAATCCCAAAAATAAAGTTACCATAGGCCTTGTGGGCAAATATGTAGAACTTCAGGATTCTTATAAATCCATATTGGAATCTTTCATTCATGCAGGAGCGGCCAATGAAGTCAATGTCGAAGTAAAATCCATTCATTCCGAATATATTTCCAAAGGAAATGTTGAGAAGAAAATGCAAGGACTCGATGGTATTCTTGTCGCCCCGGGATTTGGCGAACGTGGTATTGAAGGCAAAATATATGCAGTAACCTATGCGCGTGAAAACGATATTCCTTTTTTGGGCATCTGTTTGGGAATGCAAATGGCGGTAATAGAATTTGCGCGCAACGTTTTAAACTTACCTGATGCCAATTCCACTGAGATGGACGAAGAAACCCAGCATCCTGTAATTAGTCTTATGGAAGAACAAAAATTGGTAACGGATATGGGCGGGACCATGCGATTGGGTGCTTGGGACTGTGAGCTCAAAAAAGATAGCTTGGTATATAAAATTTATGGAGAAACCGATATTACCGAACGTCATAGACATCGATTTGAGTTCAATAATGAATATAGGGCAAAAATGGAAGACGCAGGATTGATGGCTACGGGCCTAAATCCAAAAACCGGTTTGGTAGAGGTCATTGAACTACCTTCACATCCATGGTTTATTGGTGTTCAGTACCATCCAGAATATAAAAGTACCGTTGCAAACCCGCATCCTTTGTTCGTTGGTTTTGTAAAAGCAGTTTTAGCACAAAAACAGAAACAAACTAATGCCAGTTTGGCATAA
- a CDS encoding lipocalin family protein, with translation MKLNLNVVALFLCLFVLSISSCSDSFEPSDILIDETNEELSVDDDDDTSSDDDSNDDEDNSSDDDSDEDRDDSSDDDSNDGEEENDDDSTEDDSGDDEEENGDGSSDDDDSTGDESDDENTDDQTDDETDEGDETDDGDNTDDDDTNDDAQPLIIGSWELVSATIADGRASTMVQNAGVVEFSFTSSSKDENAQITFSGNPNTVNGSGQYTNVISYTLFGQAFTDESFLESPITNGTWQLENDNLTINGDEDVPSDYTIVELTANRMVLEVVFDRTIPVGELNVDATGTLVIVLNKM, from the coding sequence ATGAAACTAAATTTAAATGTAGTAGCCCTATTTCTATGTTTGTTCGTTCTTTCCATAAGTTCCTGCAGCGATAGTTTTGAACCCTCAGACATCTTAATAGATGAAACCAATGAGGAACTGAGTGTAGATGATGATGATGATACATCTTCAGATGATGATTCTAACGATGATGAAGACAATTCATCAGATGATGACTCAGATGAAGATAGGGATGATTCCTCAGATGACGATTCAAACGATGGCGAAGAAGAAAATGACGATGATTCTACGGAGGATGATTCAGGTGATGATGAAGAAGAAAATGGAGATGGTTCTTCAGATGATGATGATTCTACAGGCGATGAATCCGATGATGAAAATACGGATGACCAGACGGATGATGAAACGGACGAAGGCGATGAAACTGATGATGGTGACAATACAGACGATGACGATACAAACGATGATGCTCAACCATTGATTATAGGAAGCTGGGAACTGGTCAGCGCAACCATAGCAGATGGCCGAGCTTCAACCATGGTTCAAAATGCTGGAGTTGTTGAATTTTCGTTTACATCATCTTCAAAAGATGAAAATGCACAGATTACATTTTCAGGCAATCCAAATACAGTGAACGGTAGCGGTCAATATACCAATGTGATTTCTTATACACTTTTTGGTCAAGCTTTTACAGACGAGTCATTTTTAGAGAGCCCAATAACCAATGGGACATGGCAATTGGAAAATGATAACCTGACCATTAATGGTGATGAAGATGTACCTAGTGACTATACTATCGTTGAGCTTACCGCCAATAGAATGGTTTTGGAAGTAGTTTTTGATAGAACAATTCCTGTTGGCGAATTGAATGTAGATGCAACAGGCACGTTGGTTATAGTGCTCAATAAGATGTAA
- a CDS encoding OsmC family protein, giving the protein MTSKVTYTGELRTTCLHLRSNSEFITDAPVDNNGLGQAFSPTDTVATGLASCMLTMMGIKARDLDVDLTGATAEVTKHMAANPRRISKIEVTMEFRADVSEKHRKILENTANTCPVHYSLHPDIEKVIQFNWVK; this is encoded by the coding sequence ATGACCTCTAAAGTAACTTATACAGGAGAATTACGGACCACTTGTTTGCACTTGCGTTCCAATAGTGAGTTTATTACGGATGCTCCCGTTGACAATAATGGTTTGGGACAGGCATTTTCACCTACTGATACTGTAGCAACAGGTTTGGCAAGTTGTATGTTGACCATGATGGGAATTAAGGCTAGGGATTTGGATGTGGATTTAACAGGAGCCACAGCAGAAGTAACCAAGCACATGGCAGCAAACCCAAGAAGAATTTCAAAAATAGAGGTTACCATGGAGTTCCGGGCAGATGTTTCCGAGAAACATAGGAAAATTTTGGAGAACACAGCGAACACATGCCCTGTCCATTACAGCTTACACCCGGACATTGAAAAAGTAATTCAATTTAATTGGGTAAAATAA